Proteins encoded in a region of the Limanda limanda chromosome 17, fLimLim1.1, whole genome shotgun sequence genome:
- the mettl2a gene encoding tRNA N(3)-methylcytidine methyltransferase METTL2 has translation MAAPHAVVAVEAGSGDTGPVLKDSSTGDVRRPQFGTRLLTDPRQVFQHNAWDNVEWSEEQEEAAKNKVLENSQPLPQQKQEEYDSRANEYWNDFYTIHENRFFKDRHWLFTEFPELAPKSGLLNPETLPEDSGTDGVQQDSPDPEPSREVEDGDFPGSSATHRILEVGCGVGNTFFPILKTNNDPGLFVYCCDFSSTAVELVKANPEYDPERCYAFVRDLSDVEAKYPVPDGTLDVIVLIFVLSALHPDKMQASISRLARLLRPGGVMLLRDYGRYDMAQLRFKKGRCLSENFYVRGDGTRVYFFTQDELHELFAEAGLEKVQNLVDRRLQVNRGKQLTMYRVWIQCKYRRAPVLPAENQD, from the exons ATGGCGGCGCCCCATGCCGTGGTCGCGGTGGAGGCAGGCAGCGGGGACACGGGGCCGGTTCTGAAGGATTCATCCACCGGGGACGTGAGGAGGCCTCAGTTCGGGACTCGGCTGCTCACGGACCCGCGGCAGGTGTTCCAGCACAACGCGTG GGACAACGTGGAGTGGAGcgaggaacaagaagaagctGCTAAGAACAAAGTCTTGGAAAACAGCCAGCCTCTACCTCAGCAGAAACAAG AGGAATACGACAGCCGGGCCAATGAGTACTGGAACGATTTCTACACAATCCACGAGAATCGGTTCTTCAAAGACCGCCACTGGCTCTTCACTGAGTTCCCAGAGTTGGCCCCGAAGAGCGGCCTCCTGAACCCTGAAACCCTTCCTGAAGACTCCGGCACAGATGGCGTCCAGCAGGACAGTCCGGATCCAGAGCCAAGCAGAGAGGTCGAGGACGGAGACTTTCCTGGCTCCTCTGCCACACATCGCATTCTGGAG GTTGGCTGCGGTGTGGGAAACACGTTTTTTCCAATACTGAAAACCAACAA CGACCCAGGCCTCTTTGTTTACTGCTGTGATTTCTCCAGCACTGCTGTGGAGTTAGTGAAG GCTAATCCAGAGTACGACCCTGAGCGCTGCTACGCCTTTGTTCGTGACTTGAGTGACGTGGAAGCCAAGTACCCCGTCCCCGATGGAACCCTTGATGTTATAGTGCTAATCTTTGTGCTATCAGCATTGCATCCTGACAA GATGCAGGCCTCCATCAGTAGATTGGCGCGGCTCCTTAGGCCTGGGGGGGTGATGCTGCTCAGGGACTACGGACGCTACGACATGGCACAGCTCCGCTTCAAGAAAG GAAGGTGTCTGTCAGAAAACTTCTATGTCCGAGGTGATGGAACAAGAGTATATTTCTTTACTCAAg ATGAGCTTCATGAGCTGTTCGCTGAGGCAGGACTTGAGAAAGTGCAGAACCTCGTAGACCGAAGGCTCCAGGTGAACAGAGGGAAGCAGCTCACCATGTACAGGGTGTGGATCCAGTGCAAGTACCGCAGGGCTCCAGTTCTGCCGGCTGAGAACCAGGACTGA